The window GAAATTTTATGCAGCTGCAGCTCGTTCTTTTTGCACCAGCGCGCGAGCTTCTGAACCTTCTTTTTATCGGCCGCATCCATTTTGGTGGCGGCGATGATCTTCGGTTTTTTCGGCAGCTCCGGACTGTGCTCGGCCAGTTCGGCGTCGATGGCGTGAAATTCATCGATCGGATCGCGTTCGTTTCCGACCGAGACGTCGATCAGGTGCAGCAGCACGCGGGTGCGTTCGATGTGGCGAAGGAACTGAATTCCCAGGCCGTGGCCCAGATGCGCTCCTTCGATCAGTCCCGGAATGTCTGCAACGATGAAGGTCTTTTCGCCGCCATCGACGGAGACCACGCCCAGCTGGGGTTCGAGAGTCGTGAAAGGATAATCGGCGATTTTCGGCCGCGCCGCTGAAATCCGGGAAATCAGGGTGGACTTGCCCACGTTCGGGTATCCGACAAGGCCCACGTCGGCCAACAGCTTGAGTTCCAGCCGCAGGCCTTTTTCTTCACCGCCGGCTCCGTCCTGTGCCTTGCGAGGAACGCGATTGACGGAGGAAACATAGTGGGCATTTCCGTGGCCGCCTCTCCCGCCATGCGCTATGAGAACGCGTTCTTGCGGTTGCGTGAAATCGTGCAGGATCTCGCCGGTCTCATCATCGTAGACAACCGTGCCGACGGGGACCGTGACTTCAAGATCGTCTCCGTTCCGGCCGTGCCGGGTGCTGCCTTCGCCGTGACGGCCGCGATCCGCGCGAAACATGTGGTTATACCGGAACTTCAGCAGGGTGTTTTCGTGGCTATTCGTGACGAGGTAAATGCTGCCGCCGTTTCCGCCGTCGCCGCCGCTCGGGCCGCCGCGAGGAACGGACTTCTCCCGGCGGAACGCGATGCAACCGTGCCCGCCGTCACCTGCTCTGACTGTGATTTTTGCTTCGTCGATGAACATGGAATTGGCCGCAGATTACGCGGATAACGCAGATGGGCGCGCACCAGAATCTATCAATGCGCGCCCATCTGCGTTATCCGCGTAATCTGCGGCCTAACTATTCAACTGGTTGGATGGAGATGAATCGGCCCACTGCGCCTTTATCCTCGAACTGAACGATGCCGGGGATCTTGGCGAACAGCGTATCGTCTCGGCCGATGCCGACATTGATGCCGGCCTTGAACTTGGTGCCGCGCTGGCGGACCAGGATGGAGCCGCCCGTGACGAGCTGGCCTGCAAAACGCTTCACTCCGAGCCGCTGCGAATGGCTGTCGCGGCCGTTGCGTGAGCTGCCGACTCCTTTTTTATGCGCCATGAGTACTCCTAAACCGTGATGCTATCGATGCGGACCGCCGTGTAATCCTGCCGGTGTCCCGCCGTCCGTCGATATTGTTTTTTGCGCTTTTTCTTGAAGACCAGAATTTTCTTGGCGCGATCGTGCTCGAGAACGGTCGCCTGAATTTTCGCATTTGCGACGATCGGGCTGCCGACCTGGACGTTGCCCTCGTTCTCCACGAGCAAGACTTCGCCGAGCTCCACTTTGGAGCCGACGTCGCCCGCCACCTTTTCCAGCCGGATGGTCTGTCCGGGCGCTACGCGGTATTGCTTCCCGCCCGATCGGATCACGGCATACATAGTCGTATCCTCCTCACTAAAGACAAACCCCGATTATACACTGTTCAACAAAGAGGTTAGCCACAAATGGTGCAATAAGATCCGTTTTTGCTCATTTCCGCTTCGCCTTGGGGTGGGCCTTGTCGTATTCCGCGCGCAGGTGTTCCAGGCTGACGTGGGTGTATTTCTGTGTCGTTTTCAGGCTCGCATGGCCCAGAAGTTCCTGAATTGCCCGAAGATCCGCACCCCGCTCGAGCAGATGCGTGGCAAAGGTGTGCCGCAGCGTATGGGTGGACAGGTGGCGTCCGGAGAGGAGACTCAGGCGGGTCTTTTCAACGACGAACTGGACGCTGCGCGGATTCATCCGGCGGCCCCGGGTATTGACGAACAGGGGAGGGGGGCCAGCCTCCGCGGATTCGGAAAAGCGTTCGCGCTTCCGGACTTCGATATAGGCCGTGAGCGCCTGGGCGGCAAATTCGCCGAAGGGAACGATGCGCTGCTTTCGGCCCTTTCCGAGAACCTTTACAAGCCGCTGGGGCATGTCCAGGCTGTCATCGTTCAGGCCGACGAGTTCCCGCAAGCGGATGCCGCTGCCATACAGCAGCTCGAGGATGGCACGGTCCCGGAAATCGATCCATGCGGTGCCCTGCGGCGATTCGACCACGATCGCAGCTTCCGCTTCCGGCAAATACGACGGCAGTTTTTTCGGCAGGCGCGGTGTGGCAATCAGCTCCGCGGGATTGGCTTTCAGGCGGCCTTCGCGAACGAGGAACCTGAAAAACGTACGGATGCAGGCGAGCTTGCGCGCGACGGAGCTCTTTTCCAGCTTGAGTTCGTAGAGGTGGCCAAGGAAGTCTCGGATGGCGATATGGTCGATCGCTTCAAGGGCGATTTTCTTCGTTTCGATGAAAGCGGCGAAGCTCCGGATATCCCCCTCGTAGGCCACCAGCGTGTGCTCCGAAACCGCACGATTCCGCAGCGCCTCGACGAAGGCCTCGATTTCATCTTCCAACTAATCCTCCGCTGTCAGCTTGGGAATCGCCGCCCGGTATGCGTGCAAGAGCTGGAGAGTCACGGGACCGGGCTGCGCGTTGCCGACCGCTTTGCCGTCGACGCGCGATACCGGAACCACCTCGCGAGTACTGCTGGTCAGGAACATCTCATCGGCCCGGCCGATTTCATCCATCTCGAAGAGTCCTTCGACCACCGGTATTCCCAGTTCGCGCGCCAGATCCAGAACAACGCCGCGGGTAATGCCCTCGATGATTGCCGCCTCACGTGACGGCGTCAACAGCCTGCCGTCGCGCACCATATAGATGTTGCTGGTGATCCCATCTGATAGCTTGTCATCGGCGGTCAGCAGGATCGCCTCATATGCCCGCCTGGTCTTGGCCTCGCGCCGCGCCAGCACCTGATGAATCAGGCTTCCGGTTTTGATATCGGCGAACCGGGGGCTGCGGCGCACGGACGAGATAACCACCTCGACGCCTTCCCTGTAGATGCGTTCCGGCGGCGGCACCAGCGGCACCACAATGATAATCGGCGTCTGGTCAGTACAGGTCTCCACGTCCGCTGCGAGCTCGCCGACTCCTCGCGTAAACAACACGCGGATCCGGCATTCGCCGGCGAACATCGTTTTTCGAATCTCGTCGAGGGTCCTGGACTTCGTCCACGGCAGCGGCAGATCGATGGCGCGGGCGGAGTGTTCCAGCCGCGCAAAGTGCCGGGAAAACAGAAACGGTTTGCCGTCGTAAGTCCGCAACGTCTCGTACACGCTGTCGCCGAACAGCAGGCCGTGATCGAGGACGGAGATCTTCGCGTCCTCCGGCGAAGCTATGATGCCGTTGATGTTGATACGGGTGGGCATAATTCAAGAGCGCGCTCGCAAAGCAGGCGCTGCTTGTCATTCTTCGATATCCGTCGCGGCATGTCCATCGGCGGCAGCAGGCCGAAGTTGATGTTCATCGGTGCGAAGTGTTTCTGCGGAGTCGATATGTAGCGGCACAATGCCCCGATCGCCGTTTCGGCCGCGGGAACGACAGGTTCCTCGGACCGGAGTAAATGAACGGCGTTGATTCCCGCCAGCAGCCCGGACGCGACATTCTCGATGTAGCCCTCGGTGCCCGCAAGTTGTCCTGCAAAGAAGATTCGAGCGTCGCGCTTCGACGCCATCGTCGGATGCAACACCTGCGGCGCGTTGATATACGTGTTGCGATGAATCTGGCCGAGGCGGAGGAATTCCGCCTGCTCCAGTCCGGGAATCATCCGGAAGATGCGTTTCTGCTCCGAAAACTTCAGATGGTTCTGGAAGCCGACGATGTTGTAGCTCGATTGCATCAGGTCTTCCTGGCGGAGTTGTACGACAGCGTGAGGTATACGGCCTGTGGCAGGATCCTCCAGCCCGACCGGACGCATTGGCCCGAATCGCAGTGTATCGCGGCCGCGGCGGGCGAGTTCTTCGATCGGGAGGCACGATTCGAAATACTTCGCTTGCTCGAACTCGTGAATGGCGACGCTTTCGGCGGCGAGCAAGGCCTGGTAAAACGCGTCGTATTCCTCGCGGCTCATCGGGCAGTTGATGTAATCGTCGGCCGCCTTGCCGTAACGGCTCGCCCGATAGACTCTGGCGGCATCGATGGTTTCCGCGTCGACGATCGGGCTGATCGCGTCGTAGAAGTAGAGATGTTCGGAGCCGCAGAATTCGCGGATCCCCTCGGAAAGAGGCGCGGAGGTCAGCGGGCCGCTGGCGATGATGACGATGCCGTCGGCGGGGATCCTCGTGATCTCTTCTCGCACGATTTCGATATTCGGGTGCTGGGAGACGGCTTCCGTGACTCCGGCCGCGAACCGGTCCCGATCCACGGCAAGAGCGGAGCCGGCGGGCACGCGGACGCCATCGGCGATTTGAATAAGGAGCGACCCGAATCGCCGCAACTCCTCCTTCAGCAGCCATGAGGCGTTGTACGGCTGATTCGATTTCAGCGAATTGCTGCAGACGATCTCGGCAAGCCGATCGCTCTGATGAGCGCCCGTCTGCCGGCCCGGCCGCATTTCGAAGAGCCGGACACGCTCGCCGCGCTGCGCGATCTGCCAGGCAGCCTCGCTTCCCGCCAGACCGCCGCCGATGACAGTGATTGGAACGCCCATCAGGTTAGTTTAGCGACAAAATGACTATTTTCCGCGATTTAGCCATGTAGTCTGGCTGGAACGCTAATTCATGAAGAATTTAAGCGATTTCGTGATGAACGCCTTTATGTCTTTGCGGTGAACGATGGCGTCGATCATGCCGTGCTCGAGCAGGAATTCGCTGCGCTGAAAACCTTCGGGGAGCTTCTGGCGGATGGTCTGTTCGATCACGCGCGGACCGGCGAAGCCGATGAGGGCGCCGGGTTCGGCGATATTGAGATCCCCCAGCATCGCGAAGCTGGCGGTAACGCCGCCGGTGGTCGGATCGGTCAGGATCGAAATATACGGCAGACGTTTCTGATCGAGATGGGCGAGGGCTGCCGAAATCTTCGCCATCTGCATCAGGCTCAAGGCGCCTTCCTGCATGCGGGCGCCGCCCGAGCAGGAAACCACAACCAGCGCCGACTTGCTTTCGATGGCGCGTTCTATGCTGCGTGTGATCTTCTCGCCGACGACGGAGCCCATTGAACCGCCGATGAAGTTGTATTCCATGGCGGAAAGGACTACCGGAAATCCATCCATTCTCCCCTGGACGTTGACTACAGCTTCGAGCACGCCGACTTTCTTAGGCAACGTCGCAAGGCTGTCTTTGTACGGCTTGTTGGCCTTGAATTCGAGCGGATCGACCGAGTACAGCGACGAGTCGTGTTCGATCCAGCCTTCATCCATCAGGAGACCGATGCGGTCGTACGCGGGGATCTTATA is drawn from Terriglobia bacterium and contains these coding sequences:
- the obgE gene encoding GTPase ObgE; its protein translation is MFIDEAKITVRAGDGGHGCIAFRREKSVPRGGPSGGDGGNGGSIYLVTNSHENTLLKFRYNHMFRADRGRHGEGSTRHGRNGDDLEVTVPVGTVVYDDETGEILHDFTQPQERVLIAHGGRGGHGNAHYVSSVNRVPRKAQDGAGGEEKGLRLELKLLADVGLVGYPNVGKSTLISRISAARPKIADYPFTTLEPQLGVVSVDGGEKTFIVADIPGLIEGAHLGHGLGIQFLRHIERTRVLLHLIDVSVGNERDPIDEFHAIDAELAEHSPELPKKPKIIAATKMDAADKKKVQKLARWCKKNELQLHKISSVTGEGLDDLKRAIFMKLHP
- the rpmA gene encoding 50S ribosomal protein L27, with amino-acid sequence MAHKKGVGSSRNGRDSHSQRLGVKRFAGQLVTGGSILVRQRGTKFKAGINVGIGRDDTLFAKIPGIVQFEDKGAVGRFISIQPVE
- the rplU gene encoding 50S ribosomal protein L21, giving the protein MYAVIRSGGKQYRVAPGQTIRLEKVAGDVGSKVELGEVLLVENEGNVQVGSPIVANAKIQATVLEHDRAKKILVFKKKRKKQYRRTAGHRQDYTAVRIDSITV
- the xerC gene encoding tyrosine recombinase XerC, which translates into the protein MEDEIEAFVEALRNRAVSEHTLVAYEGDIRSFAAFIETKKIALEAIDHIAIRDFLGHLYELKLEKSSVARKLACIRTFFRFLVREGRLKANPAELIATPRLPKKLPSYLPEAEAAIVVESPQGTAWIDFRDRAILELLYGSGIRLRELVGLNDDSLDMPQRLVKVLGKGRKQRIVPFGEFAAQALTAYIEVRKRERFSESAEAGPPPLFVNTRGRRMNPRSVQFVVEKTRLSLLSGRHLSTHTLRHTFATHLLERGADLRAIQELLGHASLKTTQKYTHVSLEHLRAEYDKAHPKAKRK
- a CDS encoding aminotransferase class IV, encoding MPTRININGIIASPEDAKISVLDHGLLFGDSVYETLRTYDGKPFLFSRHFARLEHSARAIDLPLPWTKSRTLDEIRKTMFAGECRIRVLFTRGVGELAADVETCTDQTPIIIVVPLVPPPERIYREGVEVVISSVRRSPRFADIKTGSLIHQVLARREAKTRRAYEAILLTADDKLSDGITSNIYMVRDGRLLTPSREAAIIEGITRGVVLDLARELGIPVVEGLFEMDEIGRADEMFLTSSTREVVPVSRVDGKAVGNAQPGPVTLQLLHAYRAAIPKLTAED
- the trmFO gene encoding methylenetetrahydrofolate--tRNA-(uracil(54)-C(5))-methyltransferase (FADH(2)-oxidizing) TrmFO, translating into MGVPITVIGGGLAGSEAAWQIAQRGERVRLFEMRPGRQTGAHQSDRLAEIVCSNSLKSNQPYNASWLLKEELRRFGSLLIQIADGVRVPAGSALAVDRDRFAAGVTEAVSQHPNIEIVREEITRIPADGIVIIASGPLTSAPLSEGIREFCGSEHLYFYDAISPIVDAETIDAARVYRASRYGKAADDYINCPMSREEYDAFYQALLAAESVAIHEFEQAKYFESCLPIEELARRGRDTLRFGPMRPVGLEDPATGRIPHAVVQLRQEDLMQSSYNIVGFQNHLKFSEQKRIFRMIPGLEQAEFLRLGQIHRNTYINAPQVLHPTMASKRDARIFFAGQLAGTEGYIENVASGLLAGINAVHLLRSEEPVVPAAETAIGALCRYISTPQKHFAPMNINFGLLPPMDMPRRISKNDKQRLLCERALELCPPVSTSTAS
- the accD gene encoding acetyl-CoA carboxylase, carboxyltransferase subunit beta, with the translated sequence MTWFKREKKPIEVPEEKRVVTEGLWIKCLGCKEPLWKKDLEGNLQVCSKCSYHYKIPAYDRIGLLMDEGWIEHDSSLYSVDPLEFKANKPYKDSLATLPKKVGVLEAVVNVQGRMDGFPVVLSAMEYNFIGGSMGSVVGEKITRSIERAIESKSALVVVSCSGGARMQEGALSLMQMAKISAALAHLDQKRLPYISILTDPTTGGVTASFAMLGDLNIAEPGALIGFAGPRVIEQTIRQKLPEGFQRSEFLLEHGMIDAIVHRKDIKAFITKSLKFFMN